One window from the genome of Nicotiana tomentosiformis chromosome 5, ASM39032v3, whole genome shotgun sequence encodes:
- the LOC104117300 gene encoding uncharacterized protein: MLREVPKYEKYIKDIVANKRRLTEFETVALTVECTSRIQQKLPQNLKDPTSFTIPMRIGEIDVGTAFCDLGASINLMPLSLFQQLGLRAPRPTTMMLPLADRSYVYPEGVIEDVLLQIGKFIFPADFIILDYVLMS, translated from the coding sequence ATGCTCCGTGAGgtcccaaaatatgaaaaatatattaaggATATAGTGGCAAACAAAAGGAGGTTAACTGAGTTCGAGACCGTCGCACTTACTGTGGAGTGCACTTCCAGGATTCAACAAAAGCTTCCACAAAACCTTAAGGATCCGACTAGTTTTACCATCCCCATGAGGATTGGTGAAATTGATGTGGGTACAGCcttttgtgatttgggtgcaagtatCAATCTGATGCCGTTGTCATTATTCCAACAATTGGGCTTAAGAGCTCCGAGACCCACCACGATGATGCTACCGTTAGCTGATAGATCTTATGTTTATCCTGAGGGGGTAATTGAGGACGTCTTACTGCAAATCGGGAAGTTTATTTTCCCTGCAGATTTTATCATCCTGGACTACGTGCTGATGAGTTAA